The DNA segment GAAGGACGTTTCGTCTTGCGCGCCAATGCTGTAAGTCGTCGGGCCATGAGCCGTTTTGTCATTCTTCTCGGCGGTGAGCTTGCCCCCACCCGCCGCCTCTCAGCCATGCTTGAAGGCAGTCGCATCATCGCGGCGGATTCCGGCATGCGACATGCTTCGCTGCTTGGCGTGACGCCGGAGCTTTGGGTTGGCGACTTCGACAGCGTAGACGCTGCGATGCGGAATGCATTCGCGTATGTGCCGACCCGCGAGTTCCCACCGGAGAAGGACAAGACTGACGGCGAGCTTGCCATTGACCATGCGCTCGAAGAAGGCGCTACCGCGCTTGTTCTTGCGGGCGCGTTTGGCGGTGAGCGCGCCGATCATGCCCATCTGCATCTGACGCAGGTCGTGCGCCTTTGCGAGATGGGGGTGCCAACGCTGGTGACGAGCGGCAATCAGGAAGGGCGACATCTGGCGGCGGGCGTTCAGCACGAATTCGACTATGCGCCCGGCACGATCTTCAGCATCCTCCTGTTCGAGCCGCTGAGCGGCCTAACTGTCGAGGGCGCTCGCTGGCCGCTTGATCATGTAGAGGTCGAATTCGGCTCTTCGCTCACGCTTTCAAATTATGTGGCCGACAGGCTTGCGATTCGGCTGGAAAAAGGCCGCGCGATGTTGGTCGCTCATCTCAATGACGAGGAAACTGCCTGATGGCACCACCGCTTCTCAAGCTCGAAGACATCAAGCTGACCTTCGGCGGCACGCCCCTCCTGGACGGGGCCAGCCTCATGGTCGGGCCGGGTGAGCGTATCGCGCTGGTCGGGCGCAACGGGTCGGGCAAGTCCACGCTTCTCAAGATCGCGGCGGGCATTGCCGAGGCGCAGGATGGCGAGATCTTTCGCCAGCCCACCGCGACCATTCGTTATCTGGCGCAGGCACCGGACTGGCAGGGGCACAAGACTGTTCGTGCCTATGTCGAGGCGGGTCTCGGCCCTGCCGATGACATCAACCGTGTCACCTTGATGCTCGACAGTCTGGGCCTGACCGGCGAGGAGGAGCCGCATACGCTCTCGGGCGGAGAGGCACGGCGTGCGGCCCTTGCACAGGCGCTTGCTCCTCAGCCCGATCTGCTGCTGCTCGACGAGCCCACCAACCATCTCGACCTAACGACAATCGAATGGCTAGAGGATGAAATCGCGCGCATGAGCTCGGCACTCGTCACGATCTCGCATGACCGCCGCTTTCTGGAGCGCGTCACCCGCGCGACGGTCTGGCTCGACCGGGGTGTCACGCGCAGGCTCGACAAGGGCTTTGCCCATTTCGAGGAATGGCGGGACAAGGTTCTGGAAGAAGAAGAGCGCGAGCAGCACAAGCTTGGGCGTCAGATCGCGCGCGAGGAGCACTGGCTGCGCTATGGCGTAACCGCACGCCGCAAGCGCAATGTGCGCAGGCTTGGCGAATTGCAAAGCTTGCGCGAAAAACACCGCAATTTCCAGAAGGCCGAAGGGCTGGCGGTGATGAAGGCCGCCGATGCAGCCGATTCAGGCAAGCTGGTCGTTGAGGCGAAAAACATCTCGAAAGCGTATGGCGAGCTGGGAGTCGTTCGCGATTTCTCGCTTCGCATCAACCGTGGCGAGCGTATCGGGTTTGTCGGACCCAATGGCGCGGGCAAGACGACGCTTCTCAAGATGCTGATCGGCGCACTAGAGCCGGACGAAGGCGCGATACGCTTCGGCCACAATCTGGAAGTGGCGGTGCTCGACCAGAAGCGCGACGCACCGAAACCCGACGAAACGCTGGCTCATTTCCTCACGGACGGGCGCGGCGACAGCGTGGTGGTCAATGGTGAGGAGCGGCATGTCGTCTCCTACATGAAGGACTTCCTCTTCAAGCCGGAGCAGGCGCGCACGCCGGTGCGCGAACTGTCTGGCGGCGAGCGGGCACGTCTGATCCTCGCACGCCTCCTGACGCGGCCGGCCAATCTGCTCGTGCTCGATGAGCCTACCAACGATCTCGACATGGAAACGCTGGACCTGCTTCAGGAGCTGGTGGAAGGTTTCCCCGGCACGGTTCTGCTTGTCAGCCACGATCGCGACTTTCTCGACCGCACTGTCACTGCCACCATCGCACCTGATGGCAAGGGCCGTTGGATCATCTATGCGGGCGGCTATTCAGACATGATGGCGCAGCGCAAGGGCGAGGAGCTGGAGCGGCGCAAGGCGCGCAGTGCGGAGAAGGCAGCTTCATCGCCGAAGGGTTCGGGCGGAGAAAAGACACGCAGCAACAGCGCCAAGCTCTCCTACAAGCAGAAATATGCGCTGGAGACCTTGCCGGGGCGCATCGAGGCTCTTTCCGACGAAATGGAGAAGCTTGAGCAGAAGCTGGCTGATCCGGATCTTTACGCGAAAGACGCTGCAGCCTTTGCCCGCTTCACGCAAGAGCTTGAGAAGAAGGGCCAGGAGCGAGCGAAGCTCGAGGAAGAATGGCTTGAGCTGGAAATGCTGCGCGAAGAGATCGAAGGCGCCTGACACCTTCACGCTTGGCTAACCTCCATGAGCGAAATTGCACGCATGGAGGCACGGCATGAGCGAAGCATTTCTGATCAGCGCCAAACCCGACCTGCAGCAGGCGCGGGTGGAATGGCTGAAGCGGTTGGACGGCGAGCGGCGGCTTTCCGCACTCACCGTTACGGCCTATGAGCGCGACACGCGGCAGTTCCTGCAATTCCTGACCGGGCATCTGGGCGATGCGCCCGGCATCAAGGATATTGCCGATCTGAGACCTTCCGATTTTCGCGCCTTTCTCGCGCTGCGTCGCCGCGACGGTGCGGGAGCGCGCAGCCTGGGACGCGGCCTTGCGGGCATCCGGTCCTTTCTGCGATTTCTCGAGCGCCAGGGGATGGCCAATGCCGCAGGCGTTAGCGCCGTACGTTCGCCGAAGGCACCCAAAGGCTTGCCTAAGCCGCTGACTGCTGCCGATGCACGCAAGGTTGTCTCTGGCGAGGGACAGCTTGCCGAGGAGCCATGGATCGCCGCCCGCAACGCTGCGGTACTCGCGCTTCTCTATGGTTCGGGCCTGCGCATTTCCGAAGCTCTTGGGCTGACGGCAGGCGAGTTGAACGGGAAGAGTGCGGGCGCGCTGCGCATCAAGGGTAAAGGCGGAAAGACGCGGCTCGTGCCTGTTCTTCCCGTCGTTGCGCAGGCTGTCGGTGAATATTGCAAGCTTTGCCCGTGGCACCTTTCACCGGAAGAGCCGCTGTTTCGTGGTGCGAAGGGCGGGCCGCTTCAGCCGGCCATCATCCAGCGGGAGATGCGCAAGATGCGCGCAGCGCTCAATCTGCCGGATACGGCCACGCCGCACGCGCTTCGCCACTCCTTTGCAACCCATCTTTTGGGGCGGGGAGGGGATCTGCGTGCTATCCAGGAGCTCTTGGGCCATGCCAGCCTGTCTACCACGCAGGTCTATACGGCGGTCGACACCAGCCGCCTCCTGGAAATTTACGACGCCGCCCATCCACGCGCCTGAAATCAGGATAATAAAGATGTTCCGAGACTTTCCCGAGATGCTGAGCGACACCTTGCTGCGCCTTGTCGGCATCTTGCACCTGCTGGCATTCACCAGCTTTCTTCTGGCCCTGCTTGGCGCGACACAGGTGCGGGCGGCCGATGATGCCTGTCGCGGTCGCGATCTGTTGCATGAGGTCCGGGCGAATGAGCCGGAGCGTTTCGCTGCCATCGAGAAGGAAGCCGCAGGGGTCGTCAATGGCAGCGGGTTGCTGTGGAAGGTGGAGGCGGACGGCGTTGCACCTTCCTGGCTCTTCGGCACGATGCATGTGACCGATCCGCGGGTGTTGGACTTGCCTGATGCCGCGAAGGCGGCTTTCTCGGAAGCCGAAACCATCGTGATCGAGACGACGGACGTGCTTGATCGCAAGGCCATGATGGCGGCCATGGCGCAGCAACCGGAACTCATGATGTTCACCGGTTCGGAAAAGCTCACCGATCATCTGGATGATCGGCAGCAGGCGGGGTTGAAATCAGCCTTGGAAGATCGGGGCATTCCGCTTCAGACAGTCATCAAGATGAAGCCCTGGATGCTCGTCTCCATGGCCTCGCTGCCAAGCTGTGAAATGCAGAGGCAGGAACAGGGGGCGCTGGTGCTCGATGCCCTGCTGGCGGCGAATGCGAAGAAGGAAGGTAAGGCGGTGGCAGGGCTTGAGACCATGGTCGACCAGTTCGAGGCCATGGCGTCCCTGCCGATGGAGTTTCACATCGAAGGCCTGCTCAGCACCCTGGCGCTGGGAGATCGCATCGACGATGTGATCGAAACCATGATCATTCTCTATACCGAGGGCGAGACAGGCATGTTCTGGCCGATGATGGATACCGTGATGCCGGGTGACGACGAGAGCGCGGGATATGCGACATTTGAAGAGGTCATGGTGAACAAGCGCAATCGGAGCATGTCCGAGACGGCTTCCGCCTTCATCAATGATGGTGGCGCCTTCATAGCCGTTGGGGCGCTTCATCTTCCGGGGGAAGACGGTCTGGTGGCTCTCCTGCAGGAGCGGGGCTATCGTGTCTCTCCTGTCGCCATGCGCTAAGGCGCAGCTTCAACCGGAACTCTCATCTTGATCAGGCGTTCTACCGTCAATCAAGGCCTCAGATGGGAGACATTCCGATGGCAAATTACAACAGGCCCCGCGATCCCAACGATCCGGTAGATCCGCGTACCGACCCTGCTGCAGATCCCGCTGTGCGACCGTCCAACCACACGGTTGTGCAGTCATCGTCGGGTGGTGGCAGCACGATGATCGTGGTTGCGGTATTGGCAGCAATACTGATCGTGTTGTTCCTGGTCTTTGGCGGTGCAGGCATCTGGGGCGGAGCCGATGATGCCGATGTGACCATCCAGGAAGAGACAACCGTGGCACCGGAAGGCGGCGATGCTGTTGCTCCTGCCGCACCAGAAGCACCGGTCGAGGAGGCTGCACCCGAGGCAGAAGCACCAGCAGCAAATACGGATGCACCCGAAGCTCCGGCCACCGAGGCTCCGGCAACCGACGCGCCGGCTCCTGACGAGCCAACCGCCCCCGCTCCGAATACGGATGCACCGGCTGCCCAGTAAGAACCGGCAACCGAACAGAAGAAAAGGCCGCTGCGAGAGCGGCCTTTTTTGTGTGAGCGATTACTCGAATGATCAGGAATGGATTGGCTTTGCAAACGCGCCGAGCGCTGCTTCGCGAACCGCTTCCGACATGGTCGGGTGAGCATGGCAGGTGCGTGCGAGGTCTTCGGACGAGCCGGAGAACTCCATAAGCACGGCAGCTTCATGGATCATTTCGCCAGCACCGAAGCCGACGATATGTGCGCCCAGCACGCGGTCGGTCTTCTTGTCGGCCAGGATCTTCACGAAACCGTCCGTATGCAGCATGGCGCGGGCGCGGCCATTGGCCGAGAAGGCGAACTTGCCGACATTGTACTCGACGCCAGCTTCCTTCAGCTCTTCCTCAGGCTTGCCGACAGAGGCGACTTCCGGGCTCGTATAGACGACGCTCGGGATTACGTCGTAGTTCACGTGACCGGCCTGGCCGGCGAGGATTTCGGCAACAGCCATGCCTTCATCTTCGGCCTTGTGCGCCAGCATCGGTCCAGCGATCACGTCGCCGATGGCATAGACGCCTTCCACATTGGTGCGGAAGTGCTTGTCGGTCTTCACCCGGCCGCGGTCATCGAGTTCGACGCCAACGCTGTCGAGGCCCAGCCCCTCGGTGAAGGGCTTGCGGCCGGTCGAGACGAGCACGACGTCGGCCTCGATCGTTTCCGCATCGCCGCCCTTTGCAGGCTCGAAGGTGACCTTCGCACCCTTGCCGGCCTTGGAGACGTCGGTGACCTTTTGGCCGAGCTTGAAGGTGAGGCCCTGCTTGGCGAGCATGCGCTGGAACTGCTTGGAGACTTCGGCGTCCATCGGTCCGAGGATCTTGTCGAGATATTCGACAACGGTTACTTCGGCACCAAGACGTGCCCAGACCGAGCCGAGCTCAAGCCCGATCACGCCGCCGCCGACCACGACCATCTTGCCCGGAACCTTCCCGAATTCGAGAGCGCCGGTGGAGGAGACGATGACCTTCTCGTCGAACTTCACTTCGACGCCGGGAATGCCTGCGACGGTGGAGCCGGTGGCGATGACGATGTTCTTGGTCTCGACCGTCTGTTCCTTGCCGTCGTCGCCCTTGACGGTGACCTTGCCCTTGCCCGCGATGGAGCCAACGCCGCGCAGAACATCGATCTTGTTCTTCTTCATCAGGAAGTCGAGACCCTTGGTGTTCTGTTCCACCGTCTTGGTCTTGTGCGCCAGCATCTGCTTCAGGTTCAGCTTCGGCTTGGAAATCTCGATGCCGAGATCGGCAAAGGAATGACCGGCTTCAGCGAACATTTCGGTGGCATGCAGCAGCGCCTTGGAGGGGATGCAGCCGACATTGACGCAGGTGCCGCCATGGGTGGGCAGCTTTTCGACAACGGCAGTCTTCAGCCCAAGCTGTGCCGCCTTGATGGCGCAGACATAGCCGCCGGGGCCGGTTCCGATGACGACGAGATCGTAGGACATTTCTCTTCCTTCCGCTTTGCGGTGGATTTGGCCGTCACTCCTGACAGCCTGTGAGGTGGTAAAGGTCGAAAACAGGCAGCACCGGTGTGCCGTCTGCGAATTTGTGGCGGTTCAAGGTGTAGGACAGGTCGCTCAGGATGATGCTTTGGGCGGCCTTGCTGCCGCGCTTCTTGAGCGGTGTAACGCTGCCGTCGCTCTGGATCGCATAGATCGCACCGGACCACAGGCCATCGACCCTGCCAAGGCTGCGTGTGCCGCTATCCTGCAGTTCGACAGTGCCGGAATTCGGCTTGGCGCCACGCAGAAGCAGCCGGAAATGCTGAATGTCCGGCTTGCGCGTATCGGCGAAAAATTCCAGAGCCGACCGACCGTCATAGGCTTCCGTATAGACTGCCAGTTCCTGCGGGCAGGCCGCCAGGCTAGCGCCTGTGCTGCCTGCCAGAAGAATGGCGATTGTCAAAGCCTTGAGGCCGGCCATCATGGCTCAGTCCCATCCTGCCTTAGAGATCGAGAACGAGGCGTTCCGGATCTTCCAGCACTTCCTTGACGCGAACGAGGAAGGTCACGGCTTCCTTGCCGTCGACGATACGGTGATCGTAGGACAGCGCCAGATACATCATCGGGCGGATGACGATCTCGCCGCCGACAACCATCGGACGCTCCTGGATCTTGTGCATGCCAAGGATACCGGACTGCGGAGCATTGAGGATCGGCGTGGACATCAGCGAACCGTAAACACCGCCATTGGAGATGGTGAAGGTGCCGCCCTGCATGTCTGCCATGCCAAGCTTGCCGTCGCGAGCTGCCTTGCCGAGGCGGCCGATTTCCTTCTCGACCTCTGCAATCGTCATCTGGTCGGCATCGCGAACGACGGGGACCACGAGGCCCTTGTCGGTGCCGACGGCCACGCCGATATGGCAGAAGTTCTTGTAGATGATGTCGGTGCCGTCGATCTCGGCGTTAACCGCCGGGATTTCCTTCAGGGCATGCGTCACCGCCTTGGTGAAGAAGCCCATGAAGCCCAGCTTCACGCCGTGCTTCTTCTCGAACAGCTCCTTGTACTTGGAACGCATGTCCATGACCGGCTTCATGTCCACCTCGTTGAAGGTGGTGAGCATGGCTGCCGTGTCCTGGGCTTCCTTCAGGCGGCGGGCGATGGTCTGGCGCAGACGCGTCATCTTCACGCGCTCTTCGCGAGCCTCATCCTCGGTGCCGGACGGTGCGCGTGGTGCCTTCGGCTTCTCGACCGGCTGGCTTGGCGCACCCTTGCCTTCGGCTGCGAGAACGTCGCCTTTCAGGACCTGGCCCTGCTTGCCGGAGCCCTGAACGTCGGAAGCCTTCATGCCGCGCTCTTCGAGCAGCTTGGCAGCAGCCGGTGCGGGCGGGCGACCGGAGGAGGCTTCATCGGAAGCAGGAGCAGATGCCTTTTCCTGCGATGCGCTGGCAGCCTGTGTGGAACCGGCAGATGCGCCTTCCTCGATGCGCAGAAGAAGCGCGCCGACCTGAACCTCGTCACCGCTGGAGACGACGATCTCGCGGATAACGCCTGCAACCGGTGCCATGACTTCCTGAGCGGCCTTGTCGGTCTCGAGCTCGAGAATGGGCTCGTCGACCGCAACGCTGTCGCCGACCTTCTTGTAGATTTCGCCGACCTGCGCTTCCGTGACGGACTCGCCGGCGGAGGGGACGTTCACATCCACCAGCTTGCCGCCGGACGCTTTTTCCTCGGTCTTGGCGGTCTCTGCCTTGGCGGCAGGCTTTTCTTCCTTCTTGGCCGGAGCGCCTTCGCCTTCACCGATCATGCCGAGAAGCGCGTTGACCTCGACGGTCGTGCCTTCCTCGGCTGCAATTTCCTGCAGCGTGCCGGATGCGGGGGCGGGGACCTCAACCGTAACCTTGTCGGTTTCCAGCTCTACGATGGGCTCGTCCGCCGTGATGGCATCGCCCTTCTTCTTGAACCAGCGGCCAATGGTAGCCTCGGTGACGGATTCGCCGAGAGTGGGAACGCGGATTTCAGTAGCCATGGGATCAGTTTCCGTTGGTTCTGTTCAGGTCAGTTGCCGCCGAGAGCGTCTTCAAGGAAGGCGGCCAGCTGTTCGAGATGCTTGGACATGAGGCCCGTTGCAGGCGAGGCGGCCGCCGGACGGCCAGTGTAGCGAACCCGCTTGTGCTTGGCATCAATGTGCTGCAGCACCCATTCGAGATACGGGTCGATAAAGGACCAGGCACCCATATTCTTGGGCTCTTCCTGGCACCAGACCATCTCCGCATTCTTGAAGCGCGACAGCTCGTTGATGAGCGCCTTGGCCGGGAACGGATAAAGCTGTTCCACGCGCAGCAGGTAGATGTCGTCGATCCCGCGCTTCTCGCGTTCCTCGTAAAGGTCGTAATAGACCTTGCCGGAACACATGATGACGCGGCGGATCTTGGAGTCCTTCACCAGCTTGATCGGCTGGTCGGGCAGCATCTGCGCATCATCCCAGAGCAGGCGGTGGAAGGTGCTCTCGCCTGCCATTTCCGAAAGCTGCGAGACGGCGCGCTTGTGGCGCAGCAGCGATTTCGGCGTCATCAGGATCAGCGGCTTGCGGAAGTCGCGTTTCAGCTGACGGCGCAGAATGTGGAAGTAGTTGGCAGGCGTGGTGACATTGGCCACCTGCATGTTGTCCTCTGCGCAAAGCTGCAGGAAGCGTTCCAGACGTGCAGAGGAGTGCTCCGGACCCTGACCCTCATAGCCATGCGGCAGAAGGCAGACGAGACCGGACATGCGAAGCCATTTGCGTTCGCCAGAGGAGACGAACTGGTCGAAGACGACCTGTGCGCCATTTGCGAAGTCACCGAACTGGGCTTCCCACAGGGTCAGCGCGCGCGGTTCTGCCAGCGAGAAGCCATATTCGAAGCCGAGTACTGCTTCTTCGGAGAGCATCGAGTTAATGACCTCGTAATAGGCCTGCTGCGGTCCGAGATTGTTCAGCGGGATGTAGCGGTTCTCGTCACGCTGGTCGTAGAGCACCGAGTGACGCTGGGAGAAGGTACCGCGCTCGGAATCCTGACCGGAAAGACGGACCGGATTACCATCCATCAGGATCGATCCGAATGCCAGTGCCTCCGCCGTCGCCCAATCGATACCTTCGCCGGTGTCGATCATCTTGCGACGATTATCCATGAAGCGCTTGATGGTTCTGTGAACCTCGAAACCTTCCGGCACGTCGGTCAGCTTCTTGCCGAGTTCCTTGAGGGTCTTCAGCGAAACGGCGGTCTTGCCGCGGCGCTGCTCGTCCTCGTGGTCGGCGCGCTTCAGGCCTGTCCAGACGCCATCCAGCCAGTCGGCCTTGTTCGGCTTGTAGGCCTGACCGGCTTCGAACTCGGTTTCCAGATGCTGGCGCCATTCGGCCTTCATCTGGTCGATCTCGTCCTGCGTGATCAGGCCTTCGTCGATCAGCTTCTTTGCATAGATTTCGCCCGTGGTCTTATGCTCACGGATCTTGCGATACATGATCGGCTGGGTGAACGCAGGCTCGTCGCCTTCGTTGTGGCCGTAGCGGCGATAGCAGAACATGTCGATGACGACCGGCTTCTGGAACGTCATGCGATATTCCATCGCCACCTTGGCCGCATAGACCACGGCTTCCGGATCGTCGCCATTCACGTGGAATATCGGCGCCTCGATCATCTTCGCCACATCGGAAGGATAGGGCGATGAGCGCGAGAAGCGCGGATTGGTGGTGAAGCCGATCTGGTTGTTGATGATGAAGTGCAGCGTACCAGCCACGCGGTGACCGCGCAGACCCGACAGGCCGAGACACTCGGCCACGACGCCCTGACCTGCGAAGGCAGCATCACCGTGGAGGAGGAGCGGCAGAACCTTGGCGCGCTCGGCAGGCGGCACGATCTCCTCGCGCTTGCGGCCGAAGACCTGATCCTGCTTGGCGCGTGCCTTGCCCATTACCACCGGATCAACGATCTCGAGGTGGGAGGGGTTTGCCGTCAGCGAAAGGTGGACATTGTTGCCGTCGAAAGCGCGGTCGGAGGATGCACCGAGATGGTACTTCACGTCGCCGGAGCCTTCCACATCGTCAGGAGCGAAAGAGCCGCCCTTGAACTCGTGGAAGATGGCGCGGTGCGGTTTCTCCATGACCTGGGAGAGCACGTTCAGGCGGCCGCGGTGGGCCATGCCGAGAACGATTTCCTTCAGGCCCATCTGGCCGCCGCGCTTGATGATCTGTTCGAGGGCAGGGATCAGCGCTTCACCGCCATCAAGGCCGAAGCGCTTGGTGCCCTTGTATTTGACATCGATGAACTGCTCGAAGCCTTCCGCCTCGATCAGCTTCTGCAGGATGGCCTTCTTGCCATTGGCGGTGAAGGTCACACCCTTGTCCGGCCCCTCGATGCGCTCCTGTATCCAGGCTTTCTCGGTGGGGTTGGAGATGTGCATGAACTCCACGCCGAGCGTGGAGCAATAGGTGCGCTTGAGGATGTCGAGCATCTGGCGAACCGTCGCCGTCTCAAGCCCCAGGACATTGTCGATGAAAATCGGACGGTCGAGGTCGGCTTCGGTAAAGCCATAGGCTTCCGGCGACAGCTCGTTGTAGTCTTCCAGAGGGTTCGCGATGCCCAGCGGGTCGAGATTTGCGTGCAGGTGGCCGCGCATGCGATAGGCGCGGATCATCATGATCGCACGGACGGAATCGCGGGTGGCGCGCTGCAATTCGGCTTCGTTCAGCGCGATGCCGCCCTTCGATGCCTTTTCCTTGATCTTCTTGTCGAGATGCTTCTCGACATCGCCCCAGTTGCCGTCGAGTGCGGAGACAAGCTCACCATTGGCCTCGATGGGCCAGTTCTTCTTTTTCCAGGAAGCGCCTTCGGCGTTTTTCCTGACGTCAGCCGCATCGTCTTTCAGCTGCGCGAAGTAGTCGCGCCAGTCTTCAGAGACCGACGAAGGGTCCTGCTGATAGGCCGCGTAGAGCTCTTCCATATAGGCGGCATTTCCGCCGTAGAGGAAAGAGGTGAGGGAAAATTCGTCGTTGGCTTGGTTCTGCCGTGCCATTTTCGCGCTCCGGAACTCAATCCGGCTCCTTGCAATGCGGCCTGCTCGCCGGCCGGCGCGGACGGTTTAACCGTCATGTGCTCAAGCTGTACGAAACGCCAACCCGCCGGAACGGGCTGGCGTTCCTGATTATCTTACGGACGGAAGTCCTTGATGGCTTCCACCAGCGTGGTGCCAAGGCGTGCAGGCGATGGGGAAACCTTGATGCCGGCCTCTTCCATGGCTGCGATCTTGTCTTCCGCGCCGCCCTTGCCGCCGGAGATCACGGCGCCTGCGTGGCCCATGGTACGTCCGGGAGGAGCCGTGCGACCCGCGATGAAGCCGGCCATCGGCTTCCTGCGGCCCTTCTTGGCCTCGTCCTTGAGGAACTGGGCAGCCTCTTCCTCGGCCGAACCACCGATCTCGCCGATCATGATGATGGACTCGGTTTCGTCGTCTGCGAGGAACATTTCCAGCATGTCGATGAACTCGGTGCCCTTGACCGGGTCGCCGCCGATGCCGACAGCCGTCGACTGACCGAGGCCTTCATTGGTGGTCTGGAACACCGCTTCATAGGTGAGGGTGCCCGAACGAGACACGACGCCGACAGAGCCCTTCTTGAAGATGTTGCCCGGCATGATGCCGATCTTGCACTCGTTGGGGGTGAGAACGCCTGGGCAGTTCGGTCCAAGGAGGCGGGAATTCGACTTTTCCAGACGTGCCTTCACCTTCACCATGTCCATCACCGGAATGCCTTCCGTGATGCAGACGATGAGCGGGATCTCGGCTTCGATCGCCTCGATGATGGCGGCACCTGCACCTGCCGGGGGAACATAGACGACAGACGCATTGGCGCCCGTGCGTTCCTTGCCTTCGGCAACGGAAGCGAAGATCGGAAGTTCTTCACCGCCCTGACCGGTCCAGGTGGTGCCGCCCTTTTTCGGGTGGATACCGCCGACCATCTGCGTGCCGTGATAGGCAAGCGCCTGCTCGGTGTGGAACGTGCCGGTCTTGCCGGTAAGGCCCTGAACCAGGACCTTCGTGTCTTTATTGACGAGA comes from the Nitratireductor basaltis genome and includes:
- the sucD gene encoding succinate--CoA ligase subunit alpha, which encodes MSILVNKDTKVLVQGLTGKTGTFHTEQALAYHGTQMVGGIHPKKGGTTWTGQGGEELPIFASVAEGKERTGANASVVYVPPAGAGAAIIEAIEAEIPLIVCITEGIPVMDMVKVKARLEKSNSRLLGPNCPGVLTPNECKIGIMPGNIFKKGSVGVVSRSGTLTYEAVFQTTNEGLGQSTAVGIGGDPVKGTEFIDMLEMFLADDETESIIMIGEIGGSAEEEAAQFLKDEAKKGRRKPMAGFIAGRTAPPGRTMGHAGAVISGGKGGAEDKIAAMEEAGIKVSPSPARLGTTLVEAIKDFRP
- a CDS encoding 2-oxoglutarate dehydrogenase E1 component, encoding MARQNQANDEFSLTSFLYGGNAAYMEELYAAYQQDPSSVSEDWRDYFAQLKDDAADVRKNAEGASWKKKNWPIEANGELVSALDGNWGDVEKHLDKKIKEKASKGGIALNEAELQRATRDSVRAIMMIRAYRMRGHLHANLDPLGIANPLEDYNELSPEAYGFTEADLDRPIFIDNVLGLETATVRQMLDILKRTYCSTLGVEFMHISNPTEKAWIQERIEGPDKGVTFTANGKKAILQKLIEAEGFEQFIDVKYKGTKRFGLDGGEALIPALEQIIKRGGQMGLKEIVLGMAHRGRLNVLSQVMEKPHRAIFHEFKGGSFAPDDVEGSGDVKYHLGASSDRAFDGNNVHLSLTANPSHLEIVDPVVMGKARAKQDQVFGRKREEIVPPAERAKVLPLLLHGDAAFAGQGVVAECLGLSGLRGHRVAGTLHFIINNQIGFTTNPRFSRSSPYPSDVAKMIEAPIFHVNGDDPEAVVYAAKVAMEYRMTFQKPVVIDMFCYRRYGHNEGDEPAFTQPIMYRKIREHKTTGEIYAKKLIDEGLITQDEIDQMKAEWRQHLETEFEAGQAYKPNKADWLDGVWTGLKRADHEDEQRRGKTAVSLKTLKELGKKLTDVPEGFEVHRTIKRFMDNRRKMIDTGEGIDWATAEALAFGSILMDGNPVRLSGQDSERGTFSQRHSVLYDQRDENRYIPLNNLGPQQAYYEVINSMLSEEAVLGFEYGFSLAEPRALTLWEAQFGDFANGAQVVFDQFVSSGERKWLRMSGLVCLLPHGYEGQGPEHSSARLERFLQLCAEDNMQVANVTTPANYFHILRRQLKRDFRKPLILMTPKSLLRHKRAVSQLSEMAGESTFHRLLWDDAQMLPDQPIKLVKDSKIRRVIMCSGKVYYDLYEEREKRGIDDIYLLRVEQLYPFPAKALINELSRFKNAEMVWCQEEPKNMGAWSFIDPYLEWVLQHIDAKHKRVRYTGRPAAASPATGLMSKHLEQLAAFLEDALGGN